One genomic region from Chthonomonas calidirosea T49 encodes:
- a CDS encoding CRTAC1 family protein, with product MASPFQYEEVTQSAGIRYRWTVPGPRPLNILQTIGNGCAFLDFDNDGNLDILLVGPQLALYRGDGKGGFSEVTRDVGLHKLQGDFRGCAVGDFDNDGYPDLYLSAYRGGVLLHNESGKSFRDVSADMGVSPQPWGSSAAFVQLTNDGRLDLVVGNYVRFGPHVNPQLCNFNGVMGACGPRYYRPEYPVFFKNEGNRFRNITPPVGVTSGKALGIACADYDRSGHQSIAIANDEMPGDLLSFSGGVFHNVASIAGVALDSEGHVHAGMGLDWGDYDNDGLLDLVVATFEREVKNIYHNEGNGLFVDKSAILGVAPNTMRYVAFAAKWLDADNDGWLDLIFTNGHVQDTIAQVDRTASYRQPCAVFHNEQGQHFTEITGLACPAFERPIVGRGLAVGDYDNDGKVDILIVDSEGFPMLMHNITTNANHWLGVILEGTRSNRDGLGALLTIETPKGKLLRHCHTDGSYQSASDKRVHVGLGDTGTPVNLTVKWPSGHQDTFTQIPVDR from the coding sequence ATGGCCTCTCCTTTTCAGTATGAGGAGGTAACTCAAAGCGCAGGTATCCGATATCGTTGGACTGTGCCCGGCCCGCGTCCACTCAACATTTTACAGACCATAGGCAACGGCTGCGCCTTTCTGGATTTTGATAACGACGGCAATCTCGATATTCTCCTAGTTGGGCCTCAGTTAGCCCTCTATAGAGGGGATGGAAAAGGGGGGTTCTCGGAGGTTACTCGAGATGTCGGCCTGCATAAGCTACAGGGAGATTTTCGAGGGTGTGCCGTAGGAGATTTCGACAACGATGGCTATCCCGATCTCTACCTATCGGCCTACCGGGGAGGCGTGCTCCTACATAATGAGAGCGGCAAAAGCTTCCGCGATGTCAGCGCGGATATGGGGGTTTCGCCTCAGCCCTGGGGAAGCTCTGCTGCATTTGTGCAGTTGACAAACGACGGCCGCCTCGACCTGGTAGTTGGGAACTATGTGCGGTTCGGTCCGCATGTCAACCCACAACTGTGCAACTTCAACGGTGTTATGGGAGCTTGCGGCCCCCGCTACTATCGCCCCGAATATCCTGTCTTCTTCAAAAATGAAGGGAACCGCTTTCGTAATATCACCCCGCCGGTGGGTGTTACTTCTGGGAAGGCGCTCGGTATTGCATGTGCGGACTACGATAGATCGGGACATCAAAGCATTGCGATCGCTAACGATGAAATGCCTGGAGATCTGCTGAGCTTTTCGGGGGGAGTTTTCCACAACGTGGCCTCGATTGCAGGGGTGGCTCTCGATTCCGAAGGTCATGTTCACGCTGGAATGGGTCTTGATTGGGGCGATTATGACAATGATGGGCTTCTTGATCTCGTCGTAGCCACCTTCGAGCGTGAGGTAAAGAATATCTATCATAACGAGGGCAACGGCCTGTTCGTGGATAAGTCGGCGATTCTTGGAGTTGCTCCAAACACTATGCGATATGTTGCCTTCGCTGCGAAGTGGCTCGATGCGGATAACGATGGATGGCTCGATCTTATCTTCACGAATGGCCATGTGCAAGACACGATTGCGCAAGTAGATAGAACTGCTTCCTACCGGCAACCATGCGCGGTATTTCACAACGAGCAAGGACAGCACTTCACGGAGATCACCGGCTTGGCCTGTCCCGCTTTTGAGCGCCCCATCGTGGGAAGGGGGCTTGCAGTAGGCGACTATGATAACGATGGAAAGGTAGATATCCTTATTGTAGATAGTGAAGGTTTTCCCATGCTTATGCACAATATAACCACCAATGCGAACCATTGGCTTGGGGTTATTTTGGAGGGAACACGGAGCAATCGGGATGGTTTGGGAGCCTTGCTCACGATAGAAACGCCGAAAGGAAAGCTATTGCGCCATTGCCATACGGATGGGTCCTATCAATCGGCTTCAGATAAACGGGTACATGTTGGTTTAGGAGATACAGGTACACCGGTAAACCTGACCGTAAAATGGCCGAGTGGCCACCAGGACACTTTCACTCAAATTCCTGTAGACAGATAG
- a CDS encoding ankyrin repeat-containing protein, whose amino-acid sequence MNLTPRQKVARNFGIAALLFVVIALLYTLYPRKAPANIVELIYINNVNGVIRAIHANPLLLNAPDFRLRTPLLQAILDGRNTIAEKLLAAGANVQAADYEGRTPLHAAASTDAADLIPLLISSGAVVDAPDKTGRTPLHMAALAGLQAVEALLKAGANPNAADHIGETPLHLAADMGYTAIAATLLEHGANVNAADNYATTPLHRAAAHGHTTMAALLIAHGANIEAKDKQGFTPLTVAVQSDHREVAQLLIEKGANVNVQDNAMATPILHAASVGDVAMAELLLSHGASLHVRDGEGDTPLHRAAYEGHLPMVRWLLAHGANINTLNNLNQTPLAMARQQGNTTVVSFLAQHGGK is encoded by the coding sequence ATGAACCTCACGCCGCGCCAAAAGGTAGCAAGGAATTTCGGGATCGCCGCTCTGCTCTTCGTTGTCATCGCGCTGCTCTACACGCTCTATCCGCGAAAAGCTCCTGCCAACATCGTGGAGCTTATCTATATTAACAACGTCAACGGCGTTATCCGTGCCATACACGCGAATCCCTTGCTCTTAAACGCGCCCGACTTTCGCCTACGTACCCCGCTTTTGCAAGCGATCCTTGATGGACGCAATACTATTGCCGAAAAGTTGCTTGCTGCCGGTGCGAACGTGCAAGCCGCCGATTATGAAGGCAGAACGCCGCTTCATGCGGCCGCTTCCACCGATGCAGCCGATCTCATCCCCCTCCTTATTTCCTCTGGTGCCGTGGTAGACGCGCCTGATAAAACAGGGAGAACACCTCTTCACATGGCAGCGCTTGCTGGTCTACAGGCCGTTGAAGCGCTATTAAAGGCCGGAGCTAACCCCAACGCGGCCGACCACATCGGTGAGACTCCGCTTCATCTCGCCGCCGATATGGGCTATACCGCCATCGCCGCAACGCTTTTGGAACATGGGGCTAACGTCAATGCGGCGGATAACTATGCTACCACCCCACTTCATCGCGCCGCTGCACACGGACACACAACGATGGCGGCACTCTTGATCGCACACGGCGCCAACATCGAGGCAAAAGACAAACAGGGCTTTACCCCCCTCACCGTTGCCGTACAGAGCGATCACCGTGAGGTTGCCCAACTCCTTATCGAGAAAGGTGCGAACGTCAATGTGCAGGATAACGCAATGGCCACTCCTATACTCCATGCTGCCTCTGTAGGCGATGTTGCAATGGCAGAGCTACTGCTAAGCCACGGAGCCTCCTTACATGTCAGGGATGGCGAAGGGGATACGCCACTCCATCGCGCCGCTTATGAAGGTCATCTTCCAATGGTTCGCTGGCTTTTAGCACACGGTGCCAACATCAACACTTTAAACAACCTTAATCAAACGCCACTGGCGATGGCACGCCAACAGGGCAATACGACTGTTGTGTCCTTTCTAGCTCAACACGGAGGCAAATAG
- a CDS encoding LacI family DNA-binding transcriptional regulator, translated as MPVSIREVAAAAGVSISTVSKVLNGGGYTDIAPATQERVRQVAQELGYHPRAVARGLVGKRMNSIGIVICHNLPSVTSDPYVGPVLDGILDRNKHYHQKTVIFAEDTWNDAFSKIPLYCDGSCDGLIVFIPLVESPFLERLQKQEIPFLLVGDSREQEHISTVDIDNIAVARLAVAHLLQLGHRRIAMFCGNSAFLSSAQRAEGYRQELAAWGVPYDPSLVWKGQYWEWAGAENAEKLLQMPPSCRPTAIFCQDDRLAAGAYDRLRAAGLQIPRDISIIGLSDYAEAQERGITTVRFPLRQIGAEAVNLLLALIQQQLPRGTAKRLSGELVVRNSTAPPLHKNNE; from the coding sequence TTGCCTGTATCTATTCGCGAAGTGGCCGCAGCTGCTGGGGTCTCTATAAGTACCGTCTCTAAAGTGTTGAATGGGGGCGGCTATACCGATATTGCTCCCGCTACACAAGAGCGTGTGCGTCAGGTTGCTCAGGAACTGGGCTACCATCCTCGGGCTGTGGCGAGAGGACTGGTAGGCAAACGCATGAACTCGATCGGCATTGTCATTTGCCATAATCTTCCCTCCGTTACCTCCGACCCGTATGTCGGCCCCGTGCTAGACGGCATCCTCGATAGGAATAAGCACTATCATCAAAAAACCGTGATCTTTGCCGAGGATACTTGGAACGACGCCTTCTCCAAAATTCCCCTCTACTGCGATGGATCGTGCGATGGCCTCATCGTGTTTATTCCCCTCGTTGAAAGCCCCTTTCTTGAAAGACTCCAAAAGCAGGAGATCCCGTTCTTGCTGGTGGGAGATAGTCGAGAACAGGAGCACATCTCTACAGTGGATATAGACAATATTGCTGTCGCTCGTTTGGCGGTAGCACACCTTTTGCAGCTAGGGCATCGTCGTATCGCCATGTTCTGCGGCAATTCGGCCTTTCTCAGCAGTGCCCAACGTGCCGAAGGCTATCGGCAAGAGTTAGCAGCTTGGGGCGTTCCCTATGACCCCTCACTTGTATGGAAAGGTCAATATTGGGAGTGGGCTGGTGCCGAAAATGCGGAGAAGCTGCTGCAAATGCCTCCCTCCTGTCGGCCAACCGCCATCTTCTGTCAAGACGACCGCCTTGCCGCCGGCGCTTACGACCGTCTTCGTGCGGCCGGGCTGCAGATCCCACGCGATATCTCCATCATCGGTCTAAGCGACTATGCGGAGGCCCAGGAACGTGGGATCACCACCGTGCGGTTCCCGTTGCGGCAAATCGGCGCTGAAGCCGTAAACCTTCTCCTTGCACTTATCCAACAGCAGCTGCCTCGTGGCACTGCAAAACGACTCTCTGGCGAACTGGTGGTACGCAACTCAACCGCACCGCCTTTGCATAAAAACAACGAATAA